The following proteins are co-located in the Jatrophihabitans sp. genome:
- the dhaL gene encoding dihydroxyacetone kinase subunit DhaL produces the protein MGGTVTVAGVGSWIRTFAELVAEHKDSLTELDAAIGDGDHGANMDRGMRAVVTALEEAEPATASALFSKAGMTVVSTVGGASGPLFGTLFLRMGTALGDSTEISLAQLATALRAGLDGVLARGKAEAGDKTMVDALAPAVTALEEAAAARTSMAEALGLALSAAEGGRDATTPMQARKGRASYLGERSVGHQDPGATTVALLMAAAVRALP, from the coding sequence ATGGGCGGGACGGTCACGGTGGCGGGTGTGGGCAGCTGGATCCGAACCTTCGCCGAGCTCGTCGCCGAGCACAAGGACAGCCTGACCGAGTTGGACGCTGCGATCGGCGACGGTGACCACGGCGCGAACATGGACCGCGGCATGCGGGCGGTGGTCACCGCGCTGGAAGAGGCTGAACCCGCCACTGCGTCGGCGCTGTTCAGCAAGGCGGGCATGACGGTGGTCTCCACCGTCGGCGGCGCCAGCGGCCCGCTGTTCGGAACCCTGTTCCTCCGGATGGGAACGGCGCTCGGCGACAGCACCGAGATCTCACTGGCCCAGCTCGCGACGGCCTTGCGGGCCGGACTGGACGGGGTCCTCGCCCGAGGCAAGGCCGAAGCCGGGGACAAGACCATGGTGGACGCGCTGGCGCCGGCCGTGACGGCATTGGAGGAGGCCGCCGCTGCCCGGACGAGCATGGCCGAGGCGCTGGGGCTGGCGCTTTCCGCTGCCGAAGGCGGGCGGGACGCCACGACGCCGATGCAGGCCCGCAAGGGCCGCGCGAGCTACCTCGGCGAGCGCAGCGTCGGGCATCAGGACCCCGGCGCGACCACCGTCGCGCTGCTGATGGCGGCCGCCGTCCGGGCGTTGCCGTGA
- a CDS encoding MFS transporter — MTSRIGTPAQRWSAVLLIAGFVGVTYGFGIYVFSQLLPTMSDDLGFSYATAGQITGIGQLLFIVFAFAATWLSHRFNGAVVVVGSAALCTLCLIGVGLTSSTVVLTICLAIAAGTSASVYVPIVEMVPRLIEGNRRGTALGIISSGTTYGIFVSAAVIPVLTDTVGWRAVWFVVAGVSVALIVVAVRLFSRLGLFQDLPDPAAEDAAAGSAGVSGGAADRPRARRSLAAGLAFISVWMVGIWVIKFMNGFSFMSYQNFLAPLLRDHGGQTIGYSSAVWMTIAVVGAFAGFAVGRLGDVLGLRRTLTICYGLFLASCLLLYTSQSGWLPFVAAMLFGLSFYPIYGLVPAYVGKISTVSQATLIFGLANVFQGAGGVVGNLTGGSVATDTAWLPNYYLLLGAGAFVLAAATLALPSDRATRRADAATGSGTDTSREAVEAH; from the coding sequence ATGACCTCACGGATCGGCACCCCGGCGCAGCGCTGGTCGGCCGTGTTGTTGATCGCCGGATTCGTGGGAGTCACCTACGGCTTCGGCATCTACGTGTTCAGCCAGTTGCTGCCGACGATGTCTGACGACCTCGGATTCTCTTACGCCACCGCCGGCCAGATCACCGGCATCGGGCAGTTGCTGTTCATCGTGTTCGCCTTCGCCGCGACCTGGCTGAGCCACCGGTTCAACGGCGCCGTGGTGGTGGTGGGCTCAGCGGCGCTGTGCACGCTGTGCCTGATCGGCGTGGGGCTGACGAGCAGCACCGTGGTGCTCACCATCTGCCTGGCGATCGCCGCAGGCACGTCTGCCTCGGTGTACGTCCCGATCGTGGAGATGGTGCCGCGGCTGATCGAGGGCAACCGGCGCGGCACGGCCCTGGGCATCATCTCCAGCGGAACGACCTACGGGATCTTCGTCTCGGCCGCGGTCATCCCGGTGCTGACCGACACTGTCGGCTGGCGGGCGGTCTGGTTCGTGGTGGCCGGCGTCTCGGTCGCGCTCATCGTGGTCGCGGTCCGGCTGTTCTCGCGGCTGGGGCTGTTCCAGGACCTGCCGGATCCGGCGGCTGAGGACGCTGCCGCCGGCAGTGCTGGCGTGAGCGGCGGCGCCGCCGACCGGCCGCGAGCCCGGCGGTCGCTAGCTGCCGGTTTGGCGTTCATCAGCGTCTGGATGGTCGGGATCTGGGTCATCAAGTTCATGAACGGCTTCTCGTTCATGTCCTACCAGAACTTCCTGGCGCCGCTGCTGCGCGACCATGGCGGCCAGACGATCGGCTATTCCTCCGCGGTCTGGATGACGATCGCCGTCGTCGGCGCGTTCGCCGGCTTCGCCGTCGGCCGGCTCGGTGACGTCCTGGGCCTGCGACGCACGTTGACCATCTGCTACGGCCTGTTCCTGGCCAGCTGCCTGCTGCTCTACACCTCGCAGTCGGGGTGGTTGCCGTTCGTCGCGGCGATGCTGTTCGGGCTGAGCTTCTACCCGATCTACGGCCTGGTCCCCGCCTACGTCGGCAAGATCTCGACGGTGTCGCAGGCGACGCTGATCTTCGGCCTGGCCAACGTCTTTCAGGGCGCCGGCGGCGTCGTGGGCAACCTGACCGGCGGATCGGTGGCCACCGACACCGCGTGGCTGCCGAACTACTACCTGCTGCTCGGGGCTGGCGCGTTCGTGCTGGCTGCGGCGACCCTGGCGTTGCCCTCGGACCGCGCCACGCGTCGCGCCGACGCTGCGACCGGCTCCGGCACCGACACCTCCCGGGAGGCTGTCGAAGCCCACTAG
- the dhaK gene encoding dihydroxyacetone kinase subunit DhaK, whose product MKKLINDPQDVVAEALLGIEAAHPELNVDHRHKIIYRGDAPRPGKVGIVSGGGSGHEPLHGGFVGLGMLDAACAGEMFTSPVPDQVLAATKLVDGGAGVLHVVKNYTGDVMNFEMAAELAAADGGTQVVSVVTDDDVAVQDSTWTAGRRGVGATVLLEKIAGAAAEQGRPLDQVAAIARRVNANARSMGLALTSCTVPAAGKPTFEIGPDEMELGVGIHGEPGRTRVPLAPARDIAEMLLEPVLADLPFSRGDQVIAFVNGLGGTPLIELYVMYNEVNRILLGHGVQVARSLVGSYITSLDMAGASVTLLKLDDELLSLWDAPVRTARLSWGA is encoded by the coding sequence ATGAAGAAGCTCATCAACGATCCGCAGGACGTCGTCGCCGAGGCGCTGCTGGGCATCGAGGCAGCGCATCCGGAACTCAACGTCGACCATCGCCACAAGATCATCTATCGGGGTGACGCGCCGCGGCCCGGCAAGGTCGGGATCGTCTCCGGCGGCGGCTCGGGGCATGAGCCGCTGCATGGCGGGTTCGTCGGGCTGGGCATGCTGGACGCGGCCTGCGCGGGTGAGATGTTCACCTCTCCGGTGCCGGATCAGGTGCTGGCCGCGACCAAGCTCGTCGACGGCGGCGCCGGCGTGCTGCACGTGGTCAAGAACTACACCGGCGACGTGATGAACTTCGAGATGGCCGCGGAGCTTGCGGCGGCCGACGGCGGCACGCAGGTCGTCTCGGTGGTCACCGACGACGATGTCGCAGTGCAGGACAGCACGTGGACCGCAGGCCGGCGCGGGGTCGGCGCCACGGTCCTGCTGGAGAAGATCGCCGGCGCCGCGGCCGAGCAGGGCCGGCCGCTGGATCAGGTGGCAGCGATCGCCCGCCGGGTCAACGCCAACGCCCGCAGCATGGGCCTGGCGCTCACCTCGTGCACGGTTCCGGCCGCAGGCAAGCCGACCTTCGAGATCGGCCCGGACGAGATGGAGCTGGGCGTCGGGATTCACGGTGAGCCGGGCCGCACCCGGGTGCCGCTGGCGCCGGCCCGTGACATCGCCGAGATGCTCCTCGAGCCGGTGCTGGCCGACCTGCCGTTCAGCAGGGGCGATCAGGTGATCGCCTTTGTCAACGGCCTGGGCGGCACACCCCTGATCGAGCTTTACGTCATGTACAACGAGGTGAACCGGATCCTGCTCGGCCACGGCGTGCAGGTGGCGCGCTCGCTGGTGGGCTCCTACATCACCTCACTCGACATGGCCGGCGCGTCGGTCACGCTGCTCAAGCTCGACGATGAGCTGCTCTCACTGTGGGACGCCCCGGTGCGCACCGCGCGACTGAGCTGGGGCGCCTGA
- the ptsP gene encoding phosphoenolpyruvate--protein phosphotransferase, whose product MPLVGLVVVSHSRALARAAVSLASEMLHDSPVRIAVAAGLDEDTLGTDAVAIKEAIEQVDGPAGVVVLMDLGSAVLSAELALELLEDPDARDRITLSAGPLVEGLVVAAVAAAGGARRVEVAAEAQNALLGKAAQLTPSGVAPSTEVAPTTQADEPVTVTGEFTVANIHGLHARPAARLVSELRGLDAQVRLRNLSTGAGPLPAGSLSRVATLGALRGHRVEVLASGRQATEAVEQVLALAARQFDEPLDDATESAQAPVPVQSGQARSGQAQSGQAQSGQARRAGPLPASPGIGIGPVRLLTYAPPASAPAAARRGQPSSPADEWRHVETALAAVRGEIGRHQALARQTGPQEARIFDAHLLLLDDDEVIADVKARLASGADAVTAWVDALAVVERQWSELEDPYLRARAEDVRAVGAQVVSTLAGAAPVAMSGPGVLVAKELTPGQAAELDRDCVQGIVLADGSPSSHAAILARSRGIPAVVDAGSDVLGLAEGTLVALDGSTGELIVDPPAATVAEFRRRAAELAARQSEHRAAAGTPARTADGARVEVAANVGSRADALTAAADGADSAGLVRTEFLFLDREVAPDVEEQVAEYLAIAEALPGRRITLRTLDVGGDKPLSYLPMPAEDNPFLGHRGIRLTLDRRELLLVQLTAICEVARQAPVNVLFPMVSTVTELRQARRVLDEAAGVRGLPEGLRVGVMVEVPAAALKIATFLPHLDFLSVGTNDLTQYTLAAERGNAAVAALFDPLDPGVLRLIGRVCEVAGPVPVAVCGEVAADPAAVPLLIGLGARELSVSPRSVPSVKARVRELDVARCAALARTALDLEDAAAVRELVGSALSC is encoded by the coding sequence GTGCCGCTGGTGGGGTTGGTGGTGGTCTCGCACAGCCGGGCGCTGGCCCGCGCGGCGGTGTCGCTCGCCTCGGAGATGTTGCACGACAGCCCGGTGCGGATCGCGGTGGCCGCCGGGCTGGACGAGGACACCCTGGGCACCGACGCCGTCGCCATCAAAGAAGCCATCGAGCAGGTGGACGGCCCCGCGGGCGTGGTGGTGCTGATGGATCTCGGCAGCGCGGTGCTCAGCGCCGAACTGGCCCTGGAACTGCTCGAAGATCCGGACGCGCGCGATCGCATCACGCTGTCGGCGGGGCCGCTGGTCGAGGGGTTGGTGGTGGCGGCCGTCGCCGCAGCCGGTGGAGCCCGGCGCGTCGAGGTCGCGGCCGAAGCGCAGAACGCGCTGCTGGGCAAGGCCGCTCAGCTGACCCCGTCGGGGGTTGCGCCTTCTACGGAGGTCGCGCCGACCACGCAGGCTGACGAGCCGGTGACGGTGACGGGCGAGTTCACCGTTGCGAACATTCATGGTTTGCACGCCCGACCTGCCGCCCGACTGGTCAGTGAGCTGCGCGGGCTGGACGCCCAGGTGCGGCTGCGCAACCTCAGCACCGGCGCCGGGCCGCTGCCGGCGGGCAGCCTCAGCAGGGTCGCCACGCTCGGTGCGCTGCGAGGCCATCGGGTAGAGGTGCTGGCCTCGGGTCGGCAGGCGACCGAGGCGGTCGAGCAGGTGCTCGCGCTGGCCGCGCGCCAGTTCGATGAGCCGCTGGACGACGCCACGGAGTCCGCGCAAGCGCCCGTGCCAGTGCAGTCAGGTCAGGCGCGATCAGGTCAGGCGCAGTCAGGTCAGGCGCAGTCAGGTCAGGCGCGGCGGGCCGGGCCGCTGCCGGCCTCGCCTGGAATCGGCATCGGCCCGGTGCGGCTGCTGACTTACGCGCCACCGGCTTCGGCGCCAGCGGCTGCCCGTCGCGGCCAGCCGAGCAGTCCGGCGGATGAGTGGCGCCACGTCGAGACGGCGCTGGCAGCGGTGCGAGGGGAGATCGGGCGACATCAAGCGCTCGCCCGCCAGACCGGGCCACAAGAAGCGCGGATCTTCGACGCCCACTTGTTATTGCTCGACGACGATGAGGTGATCGCCGACGTCAAGGCACGGCTGGCCTCTGGCGCGGACGCGGTGACCGCCTGGGTCGATGCCCTGGCGGTCGTGGAGCGGCAGTGGTCCGAGCTGGAAGATCCCTACCTACGGGCCCGCGCCGAGGACGTCCGCGCGGTCGGCGCGCAGGTGGTCTCCACCCTCGCCGGCGCCGCCCCGGTCGCGATGAGCGGGCCGGGTGTCCTGGTCGCGAAGGAGCTCACGCCCGGGCAGGCCGCCGAACTCGACCGCGACTGCGTGCAGGGCATCGTGCTCGCCGACGGCAGCCCGAGCTCGCACGCAGCGATTCTGGCGCGCTCACGCGGGATTCCGGCCGTCGTCGACGCAGGCTCGGACGTGCTGGGACTGGCTGAGGGCACTCTGGTCGCTCTGGACGGCAGCACCGGCGAGCTGATCGTCGACCCGCCGGCTGCGACGGTGGCAGAGTTTCGCCGGCGGGCGGCTGAACTGGCGGCTCGGCAGAGCGAGCACCGTGCCGCCGCCGGCACGCCGGCGCGCACTGCTGACGGCGCCCGGGTCGAGGTCGCCGCCAACGTGGGCTCACGCGCAGACGCGTTGACGGCGGCTGCTGACGGCGCGGACAGCGCAGGCCTGGTGCGCACCGAGTTCCTGTTCCTCGACCGCGAGGTGGCGCCGGATGTCGAGGAGCAGGTCGCGGAGTACCTGGCGATAGCCGAGGCTCTGCCAGGCCGCCGGATCACGCTGCGCACCTTGGACGTCGGTGGCGACAAGCCGCTGAGCTACCTGCCGATGCCGGCGGAGGACAACCCGTTCCTCGGCCACCGCGGCATCCGGCTCACCCTCGACCGGCGTGAGCTGTTGCTCGTCCAGCTCACGGCGATCTGCGAGGTCGCCCGGCAGGCGCCTGTCAACGTCCTGTTCCCGATGGTCAGCACCGTCACCGAGCTTCGGCAGGCGCGGCGCGTGCTCGACGAGGCGGCCGGTGTTCGCGGCCTGCCCGAAGGGCTGCGAGTCGGTGTGATGGTCGAGGTGCCGGCCGCGGCGCTCAAGATCGCGACTTTCCTCCCCCACCTGGACTTTCTCAGCGTCGGCACCAACGACCTGACCCAGTACACGCTCGCGGCGGAGCGGGGCAACGCCGCGGTAGCCGCTCTGTTCGATCCGCTGGACCCGGGCGTGCTCAGGTTGATCGGGCGGGTCTGCGAGGTTGCTGGGCCTGTTCCGGTCGCGGTCTGCGGAGAAGTCGCCGCCGACCCGGCTGCGGTCCCGCTGCTGATTGGGCTCGGGGCGCGGGAGCTGAGCGTCTCGCCGCGCTCGGTGCCGTCGGTGAAGGCGCGGGTCCGGGAACTCGACGTGGCCCGCTGCGCTGCCCTGGCGCGGACCGCCCTCGACCTGGAGGACGCCGCGGCCGTCCGGGAGCTGGTCGGGTCGGCGCTCTCCTGCTGA